Proteins found in one Enterococcus sp. 9D6_DIV0238 genomic segment:
- a CDS encoding TPM domain-containing protein — MNNTHTIRSNVALKRLLIFTGLALFFFWQPAVSSAESFFVDDQANLLSQQTKEQIIRANEETFKQLPGSPQFVLQTIQKLPRNETIESYANKTFQKLGIGDKELDNGFLFVIAVQDRKYRLEVGYGVEDVITDSMKRAIVPASVEQLFREEDYNQGLSIISTNIIGTINSRYGNYDASKKEVAELDQTEKDDSYTYQAIAPKKNFVYYFEIVLGFIMDHFVFLVVLAIGSIIGFSFLRSALYTRLTKKRLFDPIRHTKVNHIGKASLIEKSLLALIKEEASFNVLLFAYFGKYKPLQRYLARIYFKSTVIDYAIEIGKYRTNHLTTANQLTYYECCLKISEPYYDAFYQQLDDFLTDPQKLPQAQTALLEQLKRSNEDYLTTLQKIVQARVAFKETRAIVQTYVQQRISKTDYTKQKERLLILLISYHLLKDQDTSAENFMKNADGFEKELPSAFKKGERDFKKIESSYYPKAIKDLDACLFLGKSPGLGFSNYHTLQSFTISSYRSSSSGGSSGSSSGGSSSSGGGGSSGGGGFSGGW, encoded by the coding sequence ATGAACAACACACACACAATCAGATCAAACGTTGCCTTAAAAAGGCTTCTGATTTTCACAGGTCTTGCTCTTTTCTTCTTCTGGCAGCCAGCTGTTTCTTCTGCCGAAAGCTTTTTTGTGGACGATCAGGCAAACCTATTGAGTCAGCAAACCAAAGAACAGATCATCCGAGCGAATGAGGAAACATTTAAACAGCTGCCTGGCAGTCCGCAATTCGTTTTACAAACGATCCAAAAGCTGCCGCGAAATGAAACGATCGAATCTTATGCGAATAAAACGTTTCAAAAATTAGGCATCGGTGACAAGGAGCTGGATAATGGCTTTTTATTTGTGATCGCTGTACAGGATCGAAAATACCGCTTGGAGGTCGGTTATGGCGTAGAAGATGTCATTACGGATAGTATGAAGCGTGCGATCGTCCCTGCCAGTGTGGAGCAATTATTTCGCGAAGAAGACTATAATCAGGGGCTAAGTATTATCAGCACGAACATCATCGGTACGATCAACAGTCGTTATGGCAATTATGATGCATCGAAAAAAGAAGTTGCAGAACTTGATCAGACTGAAAAGGATGATTCTTATACCTACCAAGCTATAGCGCCGAAAAAGAATTTTGTTTATTATTTTGAGATCGTTCTCGGTTTTATTATGGATCATTTCGTCTTTTTAGTGGTGCTCGCCATTGGAAGCATCATTGGCTTTTCCTTTTTACGAAGTGCTTTATATACGCGCCTAACCAAAAAAAGGCTGTTTGATCCGATCCGCCATACAAAAGTGAATCATATCGGCAAAGCGTCATTGATTGAAAAATCACTGCTGGCGTTAATAAAGGAAGAAGCTTCTTTTAACGTCCTATTATTTGCCTATTTCGGAAAATATAAACCCTTGCAGCGTTATTTAGCACGAATCTATTTTAAAAGTACCGTTATCGACTATGCAATAGAAATCGGTAAATATAGAACGAATCACTTAACTACAGCAAATCAGCTGACCTATTATGAGTGCTGTTTAAAGATCAGTGAGCCTTATTATGACGCGTTTTATCAACAGTTAGATGATTTTCTTACCGATCCTCAAAAGCTGCCGCAAGCTCAGACAGCATTACTTGAGCAATTAAAACGATCAAATGAAGATTACTTGACTACGTTGCAAAAAATCGTTCAAGCACGCGTTGCTTTTAAGGAAACAAGAGCGATCGTTCAAACTTATGTACAACAGCGTATTTCAAAAACAGACTATACGAAGCAAAAAGAACGGTTACTGATTTTATTGATTTCCTATCACTTATTGAAAGATCAAGATACTAGCGCAGAGAATTTCATGAAAAATGCAGATGGGTTTGAGAAAGAATTGCCTTCAGCTTTTAAAAAGGGGGAGCGTGATTTCAAAAAAATCGAATCGAGCTACTACCCTAAAGCCATAAAAGATTTAGATGCTTGTCTATTTTTAGGAAAATCTCCTGGATTAGGCTTCTCAAACTATCATACACTGCAAAGCTTTACCATTTCCAGCTATCGAAGCAGCAGTTCCGGAGGCTCTTCCGGCAGTAGCAGCGGAGGTTCAAGTTCTTCTGGTGGTGGCGGTTCATCTGGCGGAGGAGGATTTTCCGGCGGTTGGTAA
- a CDS encoding peptidoglycan amidohydrolase family protein — MTKLEKMIQWMSERQGKVSYSMTARLGPNSYDCSSAVYFSLIAGGFLASGTMGNTDTLFSHLEKAGWTMVQADSTGNYPAKRGDIFIWGNRGASGGAAGHTGIFVDDLDSIIHCNYGYNGITVNNHDTIWYLNGCPEMTIYRYSQGGSSQPIPAIPAPKPTPQQGEGKLLVKSGTFYPDRRLAVSKDTDPDDVVSPALAYYLPGSPIHYDRYTHSNGYVWISYLDRGGNRRYIAVGPDDGRIDTTWGKGFFN; from the coding sequence CAAGGTTAGGACCAAATAGTTATGATTGTTCTAGTGCAGTCTATTTTTCTTTAATTGCTGGAGGATTTTTAGCTAGTGGAACAATGGGGAATACAGATACACTTTTTTCTCATTTAGAAAAAGCAGGCTGGACAATGGTACAAGCGGATAGTACAGGTAATTACCCTGCGAAACGAGGAGATATATTCATTTGGGGAAATCGAGGTGCTTCTGGCGGTGCAGCTGGACATACTGGTATATTTGTTGATGATTTGGATTCGATCATTCATTGCAATTATGGATATAATGGTATCACAGTAAATAATCATGATACGATCTGGTATCTGAATGGCTGCCCGGAAATGACTATTTATCGGTATAGTCAAGGAGGCAGTTCTCAGCCAATTCCAGCTATCCCAGCACCAAAACCAACACCGCAGCAAGGAGAGGGAAAATTACTCGTAAAGTCCGGTACCTTTTATCCAGACAGACGCTTAGCAGTGAGTAAAGACACCGATCCTGATGATGTTGTGAGTCCAGCACTTGCCTATTATTTACCCGGATCACCGATCCACTATGATCGATATACACATAGTAATGGCTATGTCTGGATCAGTTATTTAGATCGTGGAGGTAATCGACGGTATATTGCTGTCGGTCCGGATGATGGTCGAATCGATACTACATGGGGGAAAGGATTTTTCAATTAA
- a CDS encoding isocitrate lyase/PEP mutase family protein, translating into MKTKVEQFRDAHKKDKPLILLNIWNVESAKVLSEVGIKLLPTGSYAISDFYGYQDGENIPLTELLSYVSKMDTKNNVVTVDIESGYGTSLTDLNSTIEQVVASGAIGINIEDKIPNKTSLFSVKTQKDRLLSIKNKLIEMNKDLFINVRTDMYFVGDIIQNNQDEQLLKQTIERINSYEKTGIDGIFIPGLKNKEHIKRIVQETRLPINLMLDIQADRLEDYLDLGISRISYGPSLYFLYNEHSKDSLVDFYRSLLKEFIPYEEQGKIELFRQG; encoded by the coding sequence ATGAAAACAAAGGTTGAACAATTTCGAGACGCACATAAGAAAGACAAGCCACTGATTTTGCTAAATATTTGGAATGTAGAAAGTGCAAAGGTATTAAGCGAGGTAGGAATCAAGTTGCTTCCGACGGGTAGCTACGCGATATCGGATTTTTATGGTTATCAAGATGGCGAAAATATTCCATTAACTGAGCTTTTAAGTTATGTGAGCAAAATGGATACAAAAAATAATGTTGTTACAGTAGATATTGAATCTGGATATGGAACTAGTCTAACTGATTTGAATTCTACGATTGAGCAAGTTGTTGCAAGTGGAGCAATCGGCATCAATATTGAAGATAAAATACCAAATAAGACGTCTCTATTTTCTGTAAAAACCCAGAAAGACCGGTTATTATCGATCAAAAACAAACTTATTGAGATGAATAAGGATCTATTCATCAATGTTCGAACAGATATGTATTTTGTAGGTGATATCATTCAAAACAATCAGGATGAACAGCTATTGAAACAAACGATCGAACGGATCAACAGCTATGAAAAAACTGGAATTGATGGTATTTTTATACCAGGTTTAAAAAATAAAGAACATATCAAAAGAATCGTACAAGAAACAAGGCTACCGATCAATTTAATGCTGGATATTCAAGCGGATAGGTTAGAAGATTATCTTGATTTAGGCATTTCAAGAATCAGTTACGGTCCATCACTATATTTTCTTTATAATGAGCATTCAAAGGATAGTTTAGTTGATTTTTATAGATCACTGTTAAAAGAGTTTATTCCTTATGAAGAACAAGGAAAAATCGAGTTGTTTAGACAAGGATAG
- a CDS encoding bifunctional transcriptional activator/DNA repair enzyme AdaA, with protein sequence MISEKEQKRYYKALLAKDSTYDGIFFVGIKTTGIFCHATCPARKPKYENCTFYETAEEALLSGFRPCKRCKPLSFPREIPPLVQKMVELVEENPEKRWKDQDFADLGIHSMTARRQFKKVYGMTFVQYARSRRMGIALKSIKEGEKTIDTQLDMGYDSPSGFYDAFSKIMGSNPKKSKEIKSLSADWIDTILGPMMSIADDDYLYLLEFVDRRGLEREIERLRNRMNASIVPGKTKISEQIKEELALYFDKQLDEFKTPYLCIGSDFQKSVWQALTEIERGKTSSYKELANAIGNPNGMRAVGNANGANQLAIIIPCHRVIQTDGSLGGYGGGIERKKWLLKHEKEYSD encoded by the coding sequence ATGATCAGCGAAAAGGAACAAAAACGCTACTATAAAGCCTTATTAGCGAAGGACTCTACATATGATGGGATTTTCTTTGTCGGGATCAAAACGACGGGTATTTTTTGCCATGCGACCTGTCCAGCCAGAAAACCGAAATATGAAAACTGTACCTTCTATGAAACGGCAGAAGAAGCATTGCTTTCGGGGTTCCGTCCGTGCAAACGTTGTAAACCACTGTCCTTTCCAAGAGAGATCCCGCCGTTAGTGCAGAAAATGGTCGAGCTGGTCGAGGAAAATCCGGAAAAACGCTGGAAAGATCAAGACTTTGCCGATTTGGGGATTCACTCAATGACGGCTAGAAGGCAATTTAAAAAGGTTTACGGTATGACGTTTGTTCAATATGCACGTTCAAGAAGGATGGGGATCGCATTGAAATCGATCAAAGAAGGGGAAAAAACAATCGATACACAACTAGATATGGGGTATGATTCGCCGAGTGGCTTTTATGATGCATTTTCAAAAATCATGGGCAGCAATCCAAAAAAATCAAAAGAAATCAAAAGCTTATCTGCAGATTGGATCGATACGATTTTAGGACCAATGATGAGCATTGCAGATGATGACTATTTATATTTATTGGAATTTGTTGACCGTCGCGGTCTAGAAAGAGAAATTGAGCGGCTACGGAATCGAATGAATGCATCGATCGTTCCTGGAAAAACGAAAATCAGTGAGCAGATCAAGGAAGAATTAGCGCTCTATTTCGATAAGCAGCTGGATGAATTTAAGACGCCCTATTTATGCATAGGTTCTGATTTTCAAAAGAGTGTTTGGCAAGCTTTGACCGAAATCGAGCGTGGTAAAACGTCATCGTATAAAGAGCTGGCTAACGCCATCGGCAATCCAAACGGCATGCGTGCGGTAGGAAATGCGAATGGTGCGAATCAACTGGCGATCATCATTCCTTGCCATCGAGTGATCCAGACAGATGGCAGCTTAGGCGGCTATGGCGGCGGGATCGAACGAAAAAAATGGTTGTTGAAGCATGAAAAAGAATATAGTGACTAA